In Microbacterium laevaniformans, a single window of DNA contains:
- the mfd gene encoding transcription-repair coupling factor, giving the protein MTVSGIVRALLQADVVRDSVESALSDADFSMIPGLDAPLLAALLDRRRAAGLPGVLLAVAPTGRRAEALGAALSDVIPDAEVLHFPAWETLPHERLSPSPETVGRRLALLRAVASWDGRRPLVVTASVRSALQPLAAGLTDAGVIALSVGGRGYDLDGVTRRLVDLAYHRVDMVSRRGEFAVRGGILDVFPPAADHPYRVEFFGDEIDQIRAFSVADQRSLPGEMTDITLLPSRELLLTPEVRERAAALRERFPGLRSMLEKMSEGIPVEGMESLLPVLADAVVPLIDYLPTGAAVALVDPERAVGRAMTLGETNREFLEAAWSAAVAGADTPVDLGSGDFLTLPELQAATSARSGVWWTFSGFDSGEADAAADLAGLASALRSDVVRVPGSAVPSFQGNVDGATAHVARLLAEGWRVVVAASGVGLVDRARDVLTERGIAARSVDGLHDAPEAGVAVTVVGALESGFEQPEARLAVLTEAEFYGRTIGADSRVVKKLASRRRNVVDPLQLKAGDIVVHATHGIGRFVELVQREVSSGGRNAVKTTREYLVLEYAPSKRGHPGDKLFVPTDQLDLLSKYVGGEAPTLSKMGGSDWAAAKGRARKAVRDIAVELVKLYSARMAAKGYAFGPDTPWQRELEEAFPFAETPDQLQTIEEIKADMERPIPMDRLLSGDVGFGKTEVAVRAAFKAIQDGKQVAMLVPTTLLVKQHLDTFTERFAGFPVKVRPLSRFQSDKEAREIVAGLLEGSVDMVIGTHRILTEKVAFKDLGLMIIDEEQRFGVEHKDALKKLKTNVDILAMSATPIPRTLEMAVTGIREMSTLQTPPEDRHPILSYVGPRSDKQIAAAIRRELLREGQIFYVHNRVQSIQRVAAQLAELVPEARIAVAHGQMGEHALEEVVDGFWERRFDVLVSTTIIETGLDISNANTIIIDRADKYGLSQLHQLRGRVGRGRERAYAYFLYDEMKPLSETAADRLETIAVNNDLGSGMQVALKDLELRGAGNLLGAEQAGHIAGVGFDLYLRMIGEAVATFRGDEVDGPTELRLELPIDARLPESYIDSERLRLEAYQKLSAAASPDARTRGGDAGSSTDPIDLLIEELTDRYGTPPREVDGLVAIARLRRRAAVAGLSDVVAMGPNLRVVPGPASDSLRVRLQRLYPKSKVLAGGEAMIVPLPTAAGEPLGDGDLIAWVAQLIDQLYPLPVAEAVDA; this is encoded by the coding sequence ATTCCGGGGCTGGACGCGCCGCTGCTGGCCGCGCTGCTGGATCGTCGGCGCGCGGCGGGTCTGCCGGGCGTGCTGTTGGCCGTGGCTCCCACGGGGCGCCGGGCGGAGGCGCTCGGGGCGGCGTTGTCCGACGTCATCCCGGATGCCGAGGTGCTGCACTTTCCGGCCTGGGAGACGCTTCCGCACGAGCGGCTGAGCCCCTCGCCCGAGACGGTCGGACGCCGCCTGGCTCTGCTGCGTGCCGTCGCGAGCTGGGACGGACGACGCCCGCTTGTCGTGACCGCCTCCGTGCGCAGCGCCCTTCAGCCCCTCGCGGCCGGACTCACCGACGCGGGTGTCATCGCACTGTCGGTGGGCGGACGCGGATACGACCTCGATGGCGTCACGCGCCGCCTCGTGGATCTGGCCTACCACCGGGTCGACATGGTATCCCGCCGCGGCGAGTTCGCCGTTCGCGGCGGCATCCTCGACGTCTTCCCGCCGGCGGCCGACCATCCGTATCGGGTCGAGTTCTTCGGCGACGAGATCGATCAGATCCGCGCGTTCTCCGTCGCCGACCAGCGCTCTCTGCCCGGAGAGATGACAGACATCACCCTCCTGCCCAGCCGCGAGCTGCTGTTGACGCCCGAGGTCCGGGAGCGCGCGGCGGCGCTGCGCGAGCGCTTCCCCGGTCTGCGAAGCATGCTGGAGAAGATGAGCGAGGGGATCCCCGTGGAGGGAATGGAATCCCTCCTGCCCGTGCTCGCCGACGCCGTGGTGCCGCTCATCGACTACCTGCCCACCGGCGCCGCGGTCGCTCTCGTCGATCCGGAGCGCGCCGTCGGCCGCGCCATGACGCTCGGGGAGACCAACCGGGAGTTCCTGGAGGCCGCGTGGAGCGCCGCCGTCGCCGGCGCCGACACCCCCGTCGACCTGGGCTCCGGCGACTTCCTGACCCTGCCGGAGTTGCAGGCCGCGACATCGGCCCGCTCCGGCGTGTGGTGGACGTTCAGCGGCTTCGATTCGGGTGAGGCGGATGCCGCGGCCGACCTCGCCGGTCTCGCCTCGGCACTCCGCAGCGATGTCGTCCGTGTTCCCGGCTCGGCGGTGCCGTCCTTCCAGGGCAACGTCGACGGCGCGACCGCGCACGTCGCACGGCTGCTCGCCGAGGGGTGGCGTGTCGTGGTCGCGGCCTCGGGTGTGGGACTGGTCGATCGCGCCCGCGACGTGCTCACCGAGCGGGGCATCGCCGCGCGCAGCGTCGACGGGCTCCACGATGCTCCGGAAGCGGGCGTCGCCGTCACGGTCGTCGGAGCGTTGGAGAGCGGCTTCGAGCAGCCCGAGGCGCGACTGGCCGTGCTCACCGAGGCGGAGTTCTACGGCCGCACGATCGGCGCCGACAGCCGGGTCGTGAAGAAGCTCGCCTCCCGTCGCCGCAACGTCGTCGACCCGCTGCAGCTGAAGGCGGGCGACATCGTCGTGCACGCCACCCACGGCATCGGCCGCTTCGTCGAGCTGGTGCAGCGCGAGGTCTCCAGCGGCGGCCGCAACGCGGTCAAGACCACACGCGAGTACCTCGTGCTCGAGTACGCGCCCTCCAAGCGCGGGCACCCCGGCGACAAGCTCTTCGTCCCCACCGACCAGCTCGATCTGCTGAGCAAGTACGTCGGCGGCGAGGCGCCCACGCTGTCGAAGATGGGCGGCAGCGACTGGGCGGCGGCCAAGGGCAGGGCGCGCAAGGCCGTCCGCGACATCGCCGTGGAGCTCGTCAAGCTGTATTCGGCGCGCATGGCCGCCAAGGGGTACGCCTTCGGTCCCGACACGCCCTGGCAGCGCGAGCTGGAGGAGGCGTTCCCGTTCGCAGAGACGCCCGACCAGCTGCAGACGATCGAGGAGATCAAGGCCGACATGGAGCGGCCGATCCCGATGGACCGCCTTCTGTCGGGGGACGTCGGCTTCGGTAAGACCGAGGTCGCCGTGCGGGCCGCGTTCAAGGCGATCCAGGACGGCAAGCAGGTCGCGATGCTGGTCCCCACGACACTGCTCGTCAAACAGCACCTCGACACGTTCACCGAGCGGTTCGCGGGCTTTCCCGTGAAGGTGCGTCCGCTCTCGCGGTTCCAGTCCGACAAGGAGGCACGAGAGATCGTCGCAGGGCTCCTCGAGGGCAGCGTCGACATGGTCATCGGCACCCACCGCATCCTCACCGAGAAGGTCGCCTTCAAAGACCTCGGGCTCATGATCATCGACGAGGAGCAGCGGTTCGGCGTCGAGCACAAGGATGCGCTGAAGAAGCTGAAGACGAACGTCGACATCCTCGCGATGAGCGCGACCCCCATCCCGCGCACGCTCGAGATGGCCGTCACCGGCATCCGCGAGATGTCGACGCTGCAGACGCCGCCCGAGGACCGGCATCCGATCCTCTCCTACGTCGGGCCCCGCAGCGACAAGCAGATCGCCGCGGCGATCCGCCGGGAGCTGTTGCGCGAGGGGCAGATCTTCTACGTCCACAATCGCGTGCAGTCGATTCAACGCGTCGCCGCCCAGCTCGCCGAACTGGTACCCGAGGCGCGGATCGCCGTCGCCCACGGTCAGATGGGCGAGCACGCACTCGAAGAGGTCGTGGACGGGTTCTGGGAACGGCGTTTCGACGTGCTCGTCTCGACGACCATCATCGAGACCGGCCTGGACATCTCCAACGCCAACACGATCATCATCGACCGCGCCGACAAGTACGGCCTCAGCCAGCTCCACCAGCTGCGCGGGCGCGTCGGCCGGGGCCGGGAGCGTGCGTACGCGTACTTCCTCTACGACGAGATGAAGCCGCTGTCGGAGACCGCGGCCGATCGCCTGGAGACCATCGCCGTCAACAACGACCTCGGCAGCGGCATGCAGGTTGCCCTCAAGGACCTCGAGCTGCGCGGTGCCGGCAATCTCCTGGGCGCCGAGCAGGCCGGCCACATCGCCGGCGTCGGCTTCGACCTCTACCTGCGCATGATCGGCGAAGCGGTCGCGACGTTCCGCGGCGACGAGGTGGACGGGCCGACCGAGCTGCGCCTGGAGCTGCCGATCGACGCGCGTCTGCCCGAGAGCTACATCGACAGTGAGCGGTTGCGTCTGGAGGCGTACCAGAAGCTCTCCGCAGCGGCCTCGCCCGATGCGCGCACGCGCGGCGGGGATGCCGGGTCCTCGACCGACCCGATCGACCTCCTGATCGAGGAGCTCACCGACCGCTACGGCACGCCGCCGCGCGAAGTCGACGGGCTCGTCGCCATCGCGCGCCTGCGCCGTCGCGCCGCCGTCGCGGGCCTCAGCGACGTCGTCGCGATGGGGCCGAACCTGCGGGTCGTGCCGGGACCGGCATCCGATTCTCTGCGCGTGCGGCTGCAGCGGCTCTATCCGAAGTCGAAGGTGCTGGCGGGCGGCGAGGCGATGATCGTTCCGCTGCCGACGGCGGCGGGGGAGCCGCTCGGCGACGGCGATCTCATCGCCTGGGTCGCTCAGCTCATCGACCAGCTCTACCCGCTCCCGGTCGCGGAGGCCGTCGACGCGTGA
- a CDS encoding gamma carbonic anhydrase family protein produces the protein MQFEHLGVRPRIHPDVVIAPTAVISGDVEIGAGCQILHGAVLTAEGGPITLGPHVIVMENALIRASAAHRVHIGSHVLVGPTASISGATVGDEVFLATGVRVFNGARIGDRAEVRIGAIVHLRTVVPPDAVVPIGWVAVGDPAQMLSPDRHEEIWALQKELDFPGFVFGLDRETPDLMVQLTERYGAALARHADDRRVD, from the coding sequence ATGCAGTTCGAACACCTCGGGGTGCGCCCCCGTATCCATCCCGACGTGGTGATCGCGCCGACCGCGGTGATCTCGGGGGATGTCGAGATCGGTGCCGGATGCCAGATCCTGCACGGCGCGGTGCTGACGGCCGAGGGTGGGCCGATCACGCTCGGGCCGCACGTCATCGTGATGGAGAACGCCCTGATCCGGGCGAGCGCCGCTCATCGCGTGCACATCGGCTCGCACGTCCTCGTCGGGCCCACCGCGAGCATCTCGGGTGCGACGGTGGGCGACGAGGTTTTCCTCGCCACCGGGGTCCGCGTCTTCAACGGCGCCCGCATCGGCGATCGCGCCGAGGTGCGCATCGGTGCGATCGTGCACCTGCGCACGGTCGTGCCGCCGGATGCCGTGGTGCCGATCGGATGGGTCGCCGTGGGCGATCCCGCTCAGATGCTGTCGCCCGATCGTCACGAGGAGATCTGGGCGTTGCAGAAGGAGCTGGACTTCCCGGGGTTCGTCTTCGGTCTGGATCGGGAGACGCCCGATCTCATGGTCCAGCTCACCGAGCGCTACGGCGCGGCGCTCGCGCGCCACGCAGACGACCGCCGCGTGGACTGA
- a CDS encoding basic amino acid/polyamine antiporter, translating into MSDSVVARSAPAPATVSTLTLSTFVIGSMVGAGVFSLPGTFSAQTGVVGSLVAWAVAGTGMFMLALVFQRLAARRPELDAGVYSYARAGFGRYLGFLSAFGYWASACAGNVFYWVFIMSTVGAVVPAVAGGDTPVAVAVSSAGLWVFFLLVRRGTREAAAVNRIVSVAKVLPIVAFVFLCLFAFDPAVFAANISGPADLPLYDQVRGTLLVTVFAFIGVEGASAYSRHARRRRDVGRATVLGFVSVLAIFLSVTIVSFGILPRERIAALAQPSMAGVLAEVVGPWGAGFVGVSLIVAVLGAYLSWTLMAAEVLLVAARDGDLPPVFARTNDRDVPVGALTMSTLLVQVLLIVVLFSTNAFNVALSLTSAFALIPYVLTAGYGLRVALADARSAPSLRVAGAVVVAVCATGYTIFLLAAAGGQYLLLATLVLVPGSLLFALARRRNDERVFTPWEGVVFAVAGAAAIAAAVLLALGTITV; encoded by the coding sequence GTGTCAGATTCCGTCGTCGCCCGGTCCGCGCCCGCACCCGCGACCGTCTCGACCCTCACCCTGTCGACGTTCGTCATCGGCTCGATGGTGGGCGCGGGTGTCTTCTCGCTGCCCGGCACGTTCTCGGCGCAGACCGGCGTCGTCGGCTCCCTCGTCGCGTGGGCCGTGGCGGGCACGGGGATGTTCATGCTGGCGCTCGTCTTCCAGCGCCTCGCCGCCCGGCGCCCCGAGCTGGATGCCGGGGTCTACTCCTACGCGCGCGCCGGTTTCGGGCGCTATCTGGGGTTCCTCTCCGCGTTCGGCTACTGGGCGAGCGCGTGCGCGGGCAATGTCTTCTACTGGGTGTTCATCATGTCGACGGTGGGCGCGGTCGTTCCCGCCGTCGCCGGGGGCGACACGCCCGTAGCCGTCGCGGTCTCGTCGGCCGGCCTCTGGGTGTTCTTCCTCCTCGTGCGCCGCGGCACGCGCGAGGCCGCCGCCGTGAACCGCATCGTGAGCGTCGCCAAGGTGCTGCCGATCGTCGCGTTCGTCTTCCTCTGCCTGTTCGCGTTCGACCCCGCCGTCTTCGCGGCGAACATCTCCGGCCCCGCCGACCTGCCGCTGTACGACCAGGTGCGCGGGACCCTCCTCGTGACGGTGTTCGCCTTCATCGGGGTGGAGGGCGCCAGCGCCTACTCCCGGCATGCCCGCCGTCGGCGCGATGTGGGACGGGCGACGGTGCTGGGATTCGTCAGCGTCCTGGCGATCTTCCTGTCGGTCACGATCGTGTCGTTCGGAATCCTGCCGCGCGAGCGCATCGCGGCGCTGGCGCAGCCCTCCATGGCCGGGGTGCTGGCCGAGGTCGTCGGGCCGTGGGGAGCCGGGTTCGTCGGTGTCTCCCTGATCGTCGCGGTGCTCGGGGCGTACCTCTCCTGGACGCTGATGGCCGCGGAGGTCCTGCTCGTCGCCGCACGCGACGGCGACCTGCCCCCGGTGTTCGCCCGCACCAACGACCGAGACGTCCCCGTCGGCGCGCTCACGATGTCCACCTTGCTCGTGCAGGTGCTCCTGATCGTGGTGCTCTTCTCGACGAACGCGTTCAACGTCGCCCTCAGCCTGACGAGTGCGTTCGCGCTCATCCCCTACGTGCTGACGGCGGGCTACGGCCTGCGCGTCGCGCTCGCCGATGCCCGGTCGGCGCCGTCGCTGCGCGTCGCCGGCGCGGTCGTGGTCGCCGTCTGCGCCACGGGGTACACGATCTTCCTCCTGGCGGCGGCGGGCGGCCAGTACCTGCTGCTCGCGACGCTCGTGCTCGTCCCCGGGAGCCTGCTGTTCGCCCTCGCCCGACGTCGGAACGACGAGCGCGTGTTCACCCCCTGGGAGGGGGTCGTCTTCGCCGTCGCGGGCGCGGCGGCGATCGCTGCCGCCGTGCTGCTGGCGCTCGGGACGATCACCGTCTGA